A section of the Rhizobium sp. SSA_523 genome encodes:
- a CDS encoding GNAT family N-acetyltransferase, with product MQRREETSSFGHLAQSIALISQGNPGHIVDTLIAERGTRIVRHPMWPVVRPFLYSLLRYSSAIRFTDAVSGLSGFDSFAYLSDLLTLDIRVRNAERIPASGGFILVSNHPTGIADGVAVFDLLKHRRPDMMIFANRDAVRVNPRFSEMIIPVEWREDYKSKDKARETLRLTNHAVETGKVTVLFPSGRIAYWADGRLNERPWKTSAVGLSRKYNLPILPMHMKARNSGLFYWFAKWSTELRDMTVFYELLNKKGDLFDFTIGQMIPPEDLDGDPALVTKALERHTVFELADDPEAKFAPVLRDTSVAA from the coding sequence ATGCAACGCCGTGAAGAGACGTCGTCCTTCGGTCATTTGGCCCAATCCATCGCCCTGATTTCGCAAGGAAATCCCGGTCATATCGTGGATACGCTGATTGCCGAGCGCGGCACCCGCATCGTCCGTCACCCGATGTGGCCGGTCGTTCGACCCTTTCTGTATTCGCTCTTGCGCTATAGCAGCGCGATCCGGTTCACCGATGCCGTTTCCGGGCTCTCCGGCTTTGACTCCTTCGCCTATCTCAGCGACCTGCTGACCCTCGATATCCGGGTCCGCAATGCCGAGCGCATCCCGGCCAGCGGTGGCTTCATCCTTGTCAGCAATCATCCGACGGGCATTGCGGACGGTGTTGCGGTCTTCGATCTCCTGAAACATCGCCGACCCGATATGATGATCTTTGCCAATCGCGACGCAGTCAGGGTCAATCCGCGCTTTTCGGAGATGATCATCCCGGTGGAATGGCGCGAGGATTACAAGAGCAAGGACAAGGCCCGCGAGACCCTGCGGCTGACCAATCATGCCGTCGAGACAGGCAAGGTCACGGTGCTGTTTCCCTCCGGCCGCATTGCCTACTGGGCGGATGGTCGGCTGAACGAACGGCCCTGGAAGACGTCTGCTGTCGGCCTGTCGCGCAAATACAATCTGCCGATCCTGCCTATGCACATGAAGGCCCGCAATTCCGGCCTGTTCTACTGGTTCGCCAAATGGTCGACCGAATTGCGCGACATGACGGTCTTCTACGAGCTTCTGAACAAGAAGGGCGATCTCTTCGATTTCACCATCGGCCAGATGATACCGCCGGAAGATCTGGATGGCGATCCGGCACTTGTTACCAAGGCGCTGGAGCGGCATACGGTGTTCGAACTGGCCGACGATCCGGAAGCCAAGTTTGCGCCGGTTCTTCGCGATACCTCGGTCGCAGCCTGA
- a CDS encoding tyrosine recombinase XerC — translation MNDILIPGSPDLMEKRSQWLDSLRHERRMAESTLDAYERDTRQFLVFLTAHLGDPASLSDIHTLRTADLRAFLAQRRRDGAGARSLGRHLAGLRSFLRYLERKGLINAAAAGAIRAPRQPKSLPKPLSAPQALNLVTEDAQLHEEPWIAARDAAILTLLYGCGLRISEALNLTPADIPQGASALRITGKGGKTRLVPLLAVIPAAIDHYSRLCPYHLEADSPLFRGARGGKLNPAVLQREMQKLRGALGLPETATPHALRHSFATHLLAGGGDLRTIQELLGHASLSTTQVYTGVDQARLLEVYDRAHPRA, via the coding sequence GTGAACGACATCCTTATCCCCGGTTCACCGGATCTCATGGAGAAGCGCAGCCAGTGGCTCGACAGCCTTCGTCATGAACGACGCATGGCCGAGAGCACGCTGGATGCCTATGAGCGTGATACGCGCCAGTTCCTGGTCTTTCTCACCGCCCATCTCGGCGATCCGGCAAGCCTGTCGGACATCCACACGCTGCGCACGGCTGATCTGCGCGCCTTTCTGGCGCAGCGACGGCGCGACGGTGCGGGGGCCCGGTCGCTCGGGCGTCATCTGGCCGGGCTGCGCTCCTTCCTGCGCTATCTGGAGCGCAAGGGCCTGATCAATGCCGCCGCCGCCGGCGCCATCCGCGCGCCCCGGCAGCCGAAATCGCTTCCCAAGCCCTTGAGTGCGCCCCAAGCCCTCAACCTCGTGACGGAAGACGCGCAGCTGCATGAGGAACCCTGGATTGCTGCCCGCGACGCCGCCATTCTCACGCTGCTCTACGGATGCGGGCTGCGCATCTCCGAAGCGCTCAATCTGACACCGGCCGATATACCGCAAGGGGCCAGCGCTCTGCGCATCACCGGCAAGGGTGGCAAGACCCGTCTCGTGCCGCTGCTTGCGGTGATACCGGCGGCGATCGATCACTATAGCAGGCTCTGCCCCTACCATCTGGAGGCGGACTCGCCTCTGTTTCGCGGCGCACGCGGCGGCAAGCTGAACCCGGCCGTCCTGCAGCGGGAAATGCAGAAGCTGCGCGGCGCCCTCGGCCTGCCGGAAACGGCGACACCTCATGCCCTTCGCCATTCCTTTGCCACGCATCTGCTGGCAGGCGGCGGCGATCTTCGGACCATCCAGGAGCTTCTTGGCCATGCCAGCCTTTCGACCACACAGGTCTATACCGGCGTCGATCAGGCGCGTCTGCTGGAAGTCTACGACCGGGCTCATCCGCGGGCCTGA